From one Lolium rigidum isolate FL_2022 chromosome 4, APGP_CSIRO_Lrig_0.1, whole genome shotgun sequence genomic stretch:
- the LOC124649613 gene encoding zinc transporter 7-like produces the protein MAAVLPGFGRHIGDLLSKSSGFIAGSLSAATCADEVEQADGAGCQDDAAALRLKWVAMAAILLAGVIGVGLPLAGRKRRAVQTGSAAFVTAKAFAAGVILATGFVHMLHDSDHALSSPCLPATPWRSFPFPGFVAMLAALATLVLDVLVTRFYEGKHRDEVARAKADAAAALAASTSAGASDEDITVVTVVVQEDERKALLLQPHSHSHGHDLAQQPEGRDGEVSDHVRSVVVSQILEMGIVSHSVIIGLSLGVSRSPCTIRPLVAALSFHQFFEGFALGGCIAQAQFKNLSAALMASFFAITTPTGIAAGAGLASFYNANSPRALVVEGILDAVSAGILIYMALVDLIAADFLGGKMTGTTRQQLMAYVALFLGALSMSSLAIWA, from the exons ATGGCAGCCGTTCTCCCCGGCTTCGGCCGGCACATCGGCGACCTCCTCAGCAAAAGCAGTG GTTTCATCGCGGGGTCGCTGTCGGCGGCGACGTGCGCGGACGAGGTGGAGCAGGCCGACGGCGCGGGGTGCCAGGACGACGCGGCGGCGCTGAGGCTCAAGTGGGTGGCCATGGCGGCGATCCTCCTCGCCGGGGTCATCGGAGTCGGCCTGCCGCTCGCGGGGCGGAAGCGCCGCGCGGTGCAGACGGGCAGCGCCGCGTTCGTCACCGCCAAGGCGTTCGCGGCGGGCGTGATCCTCGCCACGGGGTTCGTGCACATGCTGCACGACTCGGACCACGCGCTCTCCAGCCCCTGCCTCCCCGCCACGCCCTGGCGCAGCTTCCCCTTCCCCGGCTTCGTCGCCATGCTCGCCGCGCTCGCCACGCTCGTGCTCGACGTCCTGGTCACCAGGTTCTATGAGGGCAAGCACCGTGACGAGGTTGCGAGGGCCAAGGCCGACGCGGCTGCTGCGCTCGCCGCGTCCACCTCTGCCGGTGCCAGCGACGAAGACATCACCGTGGTCACCGTCGTAGTACAAGAGGATGAGCGCAAGGCCCTGCTCTTGCAACCCCACTCACATTCGCACGGTCACGACCTGGCGCAACAACCCGAAGGACGGGATGGGGAGGTGTCAGACCACGTGCGCTCCGTCGTGGTGTCACAG ATACTGGAGATGGGGATTGTGTCACACTCTGTCATCATCGGGCTGTCGCTAGGGGTGTCGCGGAGCCCCTGCACTATCAGGCCGCTGGTGGCGGCGCTCTCCTTCCACCAGTTCTTCGAGGGCTTTGCTCTTGGTGGATGCATTGCGCAG GCACaatttaaaaacctttcagcagcTTTGATGGCGTCCTTTTTTGCCATTACAACACCGACGGGTATTGCTGCTGGGGCTGGTTTGGCCTCATTCTACAACGCCAATAGCCCCAGGGCTCTAGTGGTTGAAGGCATCCTCGATGCTGTGTCAGCTGGCATACTTATATACATGGCGCTGGTGGATCTCATTGCTGCCGATTTCTTGGGTGGCAAAATGACAGGAACGACGCGGCAGCAGTTGATGGCATATGTCGCCCTGTTCCTTGGCGCGCTCTCCATGTCGTCGCTTGCAATCTGGGCCTGA